From a region of the Procambarus clarkii isolate CNS0578487 chromosome 2, FALCON_Pclarkii_2.0, whole genome shotgun sequence genome:
- the LOC138366389 gene encoding loricrin-like, with protein MSAQSTAELSKLGGNGSSCGGRNDSCGGRNDSCGGRNDSCGGRNDSCGGRNDSCGGRNDSCGGRNDSCGGRNDSCGGRNDSCGGRNDSCGGRNDSCGGRNDSCGGRNDSCGGRNDSCGGRNSSCGGRNSSCGGRNSSCGGRNSSCGGRNSSCGGRNDSYGGRNDSYGGRNDSYGGRNDSYGGRNDSYGGRNDSYGGRNDSYGGRNDSCGGRNDSCGGRNDSCGGRNDSCGGRNSSCGGRNSSCGGRNSSCGGRNDSYGGRNDSCGGRNDSCGGRNSSCGGRNSSCGGRNSSCGGRNSSCGGRNSSCGGRNSSCGGRNSSCGGRNSSCGGRNSSCGSRNSSCGGRNSSCGGRKNLQ; from the exons ATGTCAGCACAGTCAACTGCTGAGCTGAGTAAACTTGGGGGCAATGGGAG CTCTTGTGGTGGCCGCAATGACTCTTGTGGTGGCCGCAATGACTCTTGTGGTGGCCGCAATGACTCTTGTGGTGGCCGCAATGACTCTTGTGGTGGCCGCAATGACTCTTGTGGTGGCCGCAATGACTCTTGTGGTGGCCGCAATGACTCTTGTGGTGGCCGCAATGACTCTTGTGGTGGCCGCAATGACTCTTGTGGTGGCCGCAATGACTCTTGTGGTGGCCGCAATGACTCTTGTGGTGGCCGCAATGACTCTTGTGGTGGCCGCAATGACTCTTGTGGTGGCCGCAATGACTCTTGTGGTGGCCGCAACAGCTCTTGTGGTGGCCGCAACAGCTCTTGTGGTGGCCGCAACAGCTCTTGTGGTGGCCGCAACAGCTCTTGTGGTGGCCGCAACAGCTCTTGTGGTGGCCGCAATGACTCTTATGGTGGCCGCAATGACTCTTATGGTGGCCGCAATGACTCTTATGGTGGCCGCAATGACTCTTATGGTGGCCGCAATGACTCTTATGGTGGCCGCAATGACTCTTATGGTGGCCGCAATGACTCTTATGGTGGCCGCAATGACTCTTGTGGTGGCCGCAATGACTCTTGTGGTGGCCGCAATGACTCTTGTGGTGGCCGCAATGACTCTTGTGGTGGCCGCAACAGCTCTTGTGGTGGCCGCAACAGCTCTTGTGGTGGCCGCAACAGCTCTTGTGGTGGCCGCAATGACTCTTATGGTGGCCGCAATGACTCTTGTGGTGGCCGCAATGACTCTTGTGGTGGCCGCAACAGCTCTTGTGGTGGCCGCAACAGCTCTTGTGGTGGCCGCAACAGCTCTTGTGGTGGCCGCAACAGCTCTTGTGGTGGCCGCAACAGCTCTTGTGGTGGCCGCAACAGCTCTTGTGGTGGCCGCAACAGCTCTTGTGGTGGCCGCAACAGCTCTTGTGGTGGCCGCAACAGCTCTTGTGGTAGCCGCAATAGCTCTTGTGGTGGCCGCAATAGCTCTTGCGGTGGCCGCAAAAACCTTCAATAA